A window of the Podospora bellae-mahoneyi strain CBS 112042 chromosome 6, whole genome shotgun sequence genome harbors these coding sequences:
- a CDS encoding hypothetical protein (EggNog:ENOG503P0NF; COG:Q) — protein MSTSNGVLDSLVAFRYGSLPTLDSRILARLAVTVLVAPIVTLLLWFTFSWATSPLRGYPGPFLAGYTNLWRLYHVRTGKYELTMKRLHDKYGPVVRIGPNLLDLDYPELSKLLYGTDGKWRKTEFYHNNSALVNGKITYRLLPSMPGRPRVVADNTIDMFSTTDQTEHAQMKRPIVKHYSLGSVLALESHMDNVLGELMQQLDNRFAKGGQGTCDLGEWVAFYAWDLITSVTFSKSFGYMTQGHDFDSSITTADKSLDYFASVGQIPWLDFLLDKNPILRIGPPNLSNVTNIAMTSLIARMQGQDKNFNPKVPDYLQHFIDSKNTHPDTVHDGMVFGYLLVNLIAGADTTAITIRAIFYYVLKNPAVYARLVGEIRSAGIENSNAFPHSQARQLPYLEAVVREALRVHPAVAMPLERYVPAEGFTLPNGDFVPGGVAVGINPYIGNRNKTVWGSDADEFRPERWLRDVKGGETDEEYKKRMQKWNACDLSFGAGSRICLGRNLALVETYKLVATVLNRYEVTLADREREWETVNSWFWRQKGVEVRLRGRV, from the exons ATGTCGACATCAAACGGAGTCCTCGATTCACTTGTTGCTTTCCGCTACGGGAGTCTGCCCACTTTAGACAGTCGTATTCTGGCCAGACTGGCTGTAACTGTGCTTGTTGCTCCCATTGTCACTTTGCTTCTTTGGTTCACATTTTCATGGGCTACATCTCCATTGCGTGGGTATCCAGgccccttcctcgccg GATACACAAACCTCTGGCGTCTTTATCATGTAAGAACCGGCAAGTATGAGTTGACCATGAAGAGGCTTCACGACAAGTATGGACCAGTGGTGCGCATTGGTCCCAACTTACTGGATCTCGATTACCCCGAGTTATCCAAACTGTTGTATGGCACAGATGGAAAATGGCGCAAG ACCGAGTTCTACCACAACAACAGTGCCCTCGTCAATGGGAAAATTACCTACCGTTTGTTGCCTTCAATGCCTGGACGTCCTAGAGTTGTGGCTGACAACACAATAGATATGTTCAGCACCACCGATCAGACTGAGCACGCTCAAATGAAGCGTCCGATTGTCAAGCATTACTCTCTCGGCAGTGTACTGGCCCTCGAGTCACACATGGACAACGTTCTCGGAGAGCTCATGCAACAGCTCGACAATCGTTTTGCCAAAGGCGGTCAGGGGACCTGTGATTTGGGAGAATGGGTTGCATTCT ATGCCTGGGACCTCATCACCTCGGTCACCTTCTCCAAATCCTTCGGCTACATGACCCAAGGTCACGACTTTGACAgctccatcaccacagccGACAAATCCCTCGACTACTTCGCCTCCGTCGGCCAGATCCCTTGGCTGgacttcctcctcgacaagaaccccatcctccgcatcggtccccccaacctcagcaaCGTCACCAACATCGCCATGACCTCTCTCATCGCCCGCATGCAAGGTCAAGACAAGAACTTCAACCCCAAGGTCCCCGACTACCTCCAACACTTTATCGATTCCAAGAATACCCATCCCGACACCGTCCACGACGGCATGGTGTTTGGGTATTTGCTCGTCAACCTCATCGCGGGAGCAGACACGACAGCCATCACTATCCGAGCCATCTTTTACTACGTCTTGAAGAACCCAGCCGTCTACGCCCGTCTGGTAGGGGAGATTCGTTCAGCGGGGATTGAAAACTCCAACGCCTTTCCTCACTCTCAAGCTCGCCAGCTGCCCTACCTCGAGGCTGTGGTCAGGGAGGCGCTCCGTGTTCATCCTGCTGTGGCTATGCCGCTTGAGCGTTATGTCCCTGCTGAGGGGTTCACCCTTCCCAACGGCGACTTTGTTCCTGGCGGGGTGGCCGTTGGTATCAATCCTTATATTGGCAACAGGAACAAGACTGTTTGGGGTTCTGATGCGGACGAGTTTAGGCCTGAGAGGTGGTTGCGGGATGTCAAAGGTGGGGAGACCGATGAGGAGTATAAAAAGAGAATGCAAAAGTGGAATGCCTGTGACTTGAGCTTTGGGGCTGGGTCGAGGATTTGTTTGGGGAGGAACTTGGCGTTGGTGGAAACGTATAAGCTTGTGGCCACGGTTTTGAATAGGTATGAGGTTACGCTGGCGGatcgggagagggagtgggagacgGTTAATAGTTGGTTTTGGAGGCAGAAGGGGGTAGAGGTTAGACTCAGGGGTAGGGTTTAG
- a CDS encoding hypothetical protein (EggNog:ENOG503PACG; COG:S), with product MNEAAALRFIRQHTDIPVPDIYCGFEDDDAYYLISQNIDGVNMSDLKDETQKAAARVELEKHLAKLKGIKSKRLSGPSGIVIPPYHGEDYVFCHPDCSQHNVVVDPETLRIKVIVDWEYAGFFQARRLSFHFTCARNHRLRWARSRTIRWSCLNF from the exons ATGAACGAAGCTGCCGCGCTCCGCTTCATCCGGCAGCACACCGACATCCCTGTCCCCGACATATACTGCGGCtttgaagacgacgacgccTACTACCTGATATCTCAAAACATTGACGGGGTCAACATGTCAGACTTGAAAGACGAGACGCAGAAAGCCGCCGCTCGTGTGGAGCTGGAGAAACACCTGGCTAAGTTGAAAGGAATCAAATCCAAGCGCCTCAGTGGACCATCTGGGATTGTGATCCCTCCGTATC ACGGTGAAGATTACGTCTTTTGTCATCCTGACTGCTCACAGCACAATGTAGTCGTTGACCCTGAGACGTTGCGCATAAAAGTGATAGTCGACTGGGAGTATGCCGGTTTCTTCCAAGCGCGGCGTTTGAGTTTCCATTTTACATGCGCAAGGAACCATCGATTGCGTTGGGCGAGGAGCAGGACGATTCGCTGGAGTTGCTTGAATTTCTGA